Below is a genomic region from Candidatus Binatia bacterium.
GCGAAGTCGCTGCCCCACAAGAGCTGGTTGACGCCGACGTCGTGGCGGAGCCTGACGCCGAGCGGGTCGCGCATGAAGCCCCAGAGGTTCTGGCTCTTGAGGTATTCGCTCGGTTTTCGCTCGGGCGGCTTGAGGCCCCACAGGCGCTCCGACCAGTAGCGATTGCGCTCGAAGGTGTCGTCGAGCTGGGATAGGCAATAAGGCAGCCAGCCGATCTGCGTCTCGGCCCAATAGATTTTAAGCGCGGGAAAGCGGTCGAAGACGCCGCCCACCGCGAGCTGCAACGCGCCCGCCGGCGCCTCGCCGAGGAAACGGACCAATAGATTCGCCGGATCGCGTCCGGGAATCGCGTCTTCCGGAACGCGCGAATATTTGAGCAACGGCCCCTCGCGCGAAAAACGCGTCGAGCCGTTGGCCGTGTGCGCGCTGACCGGCATCTTCATGTCGAGCGCGGCTTGCCAGAAGCGGTCGTCCTCGGGCGTCGGGTAACCTTTTCCCGAGGGAAATTTGTAGAGGCAGACGCCCTTCAACCCCATGCGCGCGCAGCGCTCCATCCCGCTGAGCGCGTCGTCAAGGCCGGTATCGGGAATCAATCCCATGGCGATCAGCCGGTCGGGGGCGGCGGCGGCGTATTCCTCGCCGAGAAAATCGTTGTAGGCGCGGATCATCGCCTGGTACGGCTCGTCGTCGCGGATGCCGCGCCACAGGCTCATGTAAACGGGATGCGTGTAGAGAATCTCCGCGTCGACGCCGTCCTGGTCCTGCTCGCCGAGCCGCTGCTCGGGCGTCCCGGTTCCCGCGCCGTCGTAGCTGATCTCGCCGGCGTCATGCTGCTCGTACGGCTTGCCGGTGATCAGCAAGGTCGGAGTGAAGACGGGGCGATTTTCGACCACGATACCGTCGTTGCCGTTGGCGAGCTTCACCCGGCGCGGCGCGCGCTCGCGCCAGCGCGCCGGCACTCGCGCGGTCCAGCGCTCCGGCGGCAGGTCGAGGTGTGAGTCTCCGGAGATGATGCGGTACTGACGTGGCATTGTTTTCCTTTAAATGGTCGCCCTTCGTCAAGCTCAGGGTGACCGGGCCTTTCTATGAGTTTCCGTTCGTGCTGAGCCGGTCGAAGCACGATATCGAGTAGCTATTCAAGTCTCTTTGCTGCTTCGGTCAATCCCGCGACGAACGTTCTGTTTATCTCCAGCGATTCGCGCGCGCCTTGCAGCACCAGCGCCTGAAGCTCCGGCGTCGCCGCGTGGCGGTCGAAGATCTCAGCCATCATGTCGGAGTGATCGCCGTCGGCGTTCTCGTTGGCCGTCGCCACTTCCATGTCTTTGTCGCTGAGACCCAGCTCCTTTTTCCATTTCTCGGTGTTGCGCTTCATGTCGCCCCGGGCGCTCATCATGTTGGCGTCGCGCTCGAGGATCGAGGAGGACGCCAGCGCCTGGAGCCAGGGTTTGGTGCGCGCGATGTAAAGCCAGGCGTAAAAAGCGGCGCGAGACGACGGCAGCGGCGCGGCGTTTTCGATCTCTTCGCGCGTGAGACCGAGCGCCATGCAGCGCCGGACGTGGAGCGAGTAGTGGTCCGAACCGCAGCGCGGATCGCGGATCAACTCTTCCTCCTCGTGCGCCCAAACGACGCGCTTGACGTCGATTGGCGACGAGCATTGCACCGCGCCCCAGCAGTCGCGCCGGTTCTTGTTGAACAGCGCGCGCTGGACGGCGATCAATCTCCCGCGCGCCGGCGTGAGCGTCACGTCGCGGAGTTTCAGGCGATGGCTCTCTTCGATGTGCTCGCGGCAGATATCATCCAATTTTTGTTGCAACTCGGATCTCGCCATATGGGCCTCCGTTTTTGTGATTACTTTTTTCCGGATTTTTCCAGCGCTTCGGTGACGAGCTTCCGGATCGGCTGGAGATCGCTGTACTCCGGCAGCGCGGAAAAAATATAAGAGATGCCTTCCTTGGGAACGATGTTGGCCGCGTCCGGCAGGCGGTCCTTGGGGATGTCCGTGCGCAAGGAATTGCGCTCGGTGATTCTCTGATAAGCCATCTGCCCCTCGCGCGACAAATACCAGTTGAGATAAATTTTAGCGGCATTGGGATGGGCGGGGCGATTGATGATGCCGATCGCCCCCGCGCCCGCGTGCATGGCGGCGCCTTCCTGCGACAGATGCGTCAGCTCAGCTACGGGCAGGCCTTGTTTTTTCGCCTTGTCGATATCACCGGCGGCGGGAAAGAGAAAGAGCGGGAATTTCCCCGTCGCCAGCCAGTCGGTCATGAGATGGCCTTCGGTCGCGAGCGTCAGGTCCATTTCGTTGAAGAGGCGATAGACGAACTTCGGACCGAGTTTTTGACTGAAGTAAAGAAACCGTATCGGGCCGCCGGCGCCGCTGCGCTTGCGCGGATCGTAAGCCAGAATTTTGCCGCGCCACTTGGGCTGCAAAAGGTCCCAATAGGACTGGATCTCGTCGGGGCGCACGAGCTTCGTGTTGTAGGCGATGAGCGAGGTCTCGACCGTGCCGTCGTTCAACAGCACGTGTTCCTTTTGCGCGTCCGCGAAGTGGAATTTTTTTCCGAACCATAGCGACTCGTCGGCGACTTCGGGGAGGATCAGGCTCGGCCGGATCGGATCGAGCGCCTTGGCCGGCATCAAGACCTCGACCGGCGTCGTCGTCCCGCCGATAAAGAGATCGACCAAATATTTTTCCGCGCGACGCTCCGCGATCAGCCGCGGGCCGAGATCCGAGCCGCTGCCGGAGATCAGGACCAATTTGATCTCGGGATAAAATTTCTGGAACTCGCTCAGCGCTTGAACGTGGCTGTCCCGCGACCAGCCGAAGACGGTAACCTGCCCTTCGCCTTTCGCTGCCTTGAGCGTCTTTTCCCACTCGGCCTTCTTGTCCGGCCGCTCGGCGGCGAGCAAATCGTTGGCGACCGGCGAGAATAAAAAGACAGCGAATGCAAAGGTTATGAAGAAGCGCCGCGTCATCGTCGTCCTCGATGCATAACTATTCCATCGAGTCGGCTTGTGTCAACTTGAAGGTAAGGCATCTATGATAGCCTTCGACAGCCTTCGGATCATTTCGCGGCCAGCAGATTGTTGACAAGCAGAAATACCTGGCGGATATTGCAACCGAATCGGATTTGATTGGCGTGGCCGTCTTAGGCGATAGGCCGACCGGCATTTGTCGCCTGTTAAAGCGACTCACTTAATAGCCGTTACCAAGTGCCGTGAAGAATCAATACGTCGGCGATATCAACGATTTCCGAAAGTACAGTCTGATCCGGGTTCTTACCGGGGAAGGCGAACTCCGGTCGGGCGTCTGTTGGATGTTGACTGCCAATGACGGGCGCACTGATGGCCGGTTCCTTCGCTATCTGCAACAGCCGGATCACTGGAGGAGCCTCGACAAGAAAACATTTGAGGCCATGCGCCGAATCGTCCATGACCATAGGCGACGCGACGTATCCTTGGTAGAAGGCTCCGGTGTCCTTCCGAATGCGAAGTTCTTTTCTCCAATCCTTGACGACGACCGCGAACGCCGAGCCTTATATTTTGCGAACGCCAAGTCGGCGCTTTGTGGAACACAACTCTTGTTTTTCGATCCTGACAACGGGCTCGAAGTAAAGTCAGTACCGCTCGGGCGAAAACGTTCTAGAAAGTACCTCTACTGGTCTGAACTCCCTACGTTTTCTGAGGCCGGTTGTTCCATTCTGATTTACCAGCACTTTCCACGCGAGGATCGTGCTTCCTACATTCAGCGGCGCGTTGTTGAAATTTGGCAGGCTTTGGGCGATGTCTCTGTCTACTCCTTTCGAACGGCCTACGTTGGCTTTTTCCTCGCGGCGCAGTCTCCGTCTATGCGTCGTTTCTTTCGAGAGCGCGTCAAAATCCTTGAACGCCGTTGGAATGGACAGTTTCAGGTGCAATACCATGGTAACGGCTAACAACACGCCCCACCCGGACGCGCGCAAGCGCGCGCCGGCTGAGCTTTGCGTCAACCGGCAGAGTCAACTGTGGCGCAACCACGAATAAGATGCTCATTGAAAGGCGGAAGCGGTGATGAAGATCGACATCGACAAGCTCAACGAAGAAGAACTGATCGATCTGAACAACAGGGTCGTGGAACGCCTGCGGTTCTTGAGCCAGATGCGCGCGCACTCGCAGATGCTGGACTTCAAGATCGGCGATCGCGTCGCTTTTCAGCCGGAAGGGAGTCCGCGCCTTGTTGGAATGCTTACCCGCTACAACAAGAAAACGGTTACGGTGATCACCGACACCGGACAGCACTGGAACGTGGCACCGGGGCTTCTGCGCAAAGCGGAGTCTACCGCCGGCGCGGACGCCGGCCGCGCGAAGGTGATTCGACTGAGAAAGGAATGAGTCGGCTCGAACACACTTCCCTGCGGGATAGCCCCGTCATTCTTAAGAAACCTTCGCGCCCGCGTTGACGGTTTTTTCCGGCCTGAAGAACACAACGCGCTTGCACCACTCAGATGTGCTACTTGCCTTCACCTGGTTGGAATTGTATGGTAATTGTATGCCGCGCTTGATTTCGACAACGGTTCGCCTTGCACAGGAAGACGTACGGGCTTTGAAAAGAGCCCGGGCGGCGGGTCAGTCTGCCTCCGAGCTCATCCGGAAGGGCCTGCGCGTAGTGGCGTCGCGATACTACACTGGCCGGCGTGCCCCTTCGACACGCCTCTTCGAGTCGACCGACACCAAGCTGGGAGAGGAATCCGAGCTCTTCCGGGAACTCAAGGGGTGATTCCGCCGATCGTCGTAGATACTGGTGGACTTCTTCGAGCGCTCGCCCGCACAGCCGCAGGCAAACCAACCTTCCCTGAGTACGAGAATATTCTGACCTCTGCGAGTCTTGTCATCGTGCCAGGGCTTGTTCTCGCCGAGGTGGACTACTTTCTTCGGGAGAACCGGCCAGCTATGCGAAAGCTCGTTGCTGAGATCTTCGACCCGGCGACGCGGTACGAATACGAACTGCCTCTCCCATCGGACATTGTGCGATCCCTCGAACTCGACGCCAGATTCACGAAGCTGAATTTGGGATTGGTCGATGGCACGGTCGCCGCCGTTGCTGAGAGACGACACGTGTACCGGGTTCTAACGACAGATCGTCGGGACTTCGGCGCGATTCGTGTCGGTCCACGTCTCGCGCGCGCCCTTGAGCTACTTCCGTGAGGCATAGACCGTCGCCGAACCGCGTGCTCCAGCGGGCGAGATATGGGGTCGCGGGTCTTTTCTCTATACAAGCGGTCGTAAAAAAACTGCCGACCGTGCTTAGGAACGATTGCTAAAAGTGACGGCTGAGCTTTGCGTTCGCGCCGCAGTTTCAAGAAACCTTCGCGCCCGCGTTCACCGATTTTTCCGGCGTCAGAAACACGACGCCGTTGCCGTCCGAGGCGGCGAGCAGCATTCCTTGGCTTTCGATCCCGCGGAGCACGGCGGTCTCTAGATTGGCGACGATGACGACTTGTTTCCCGACCAATTCCTCCGGCTGATAATGGGCGCGGATGCCGGCTACGATCTGCCGCTCTTCCGAGCCCAGGTCCACTTTGAGAACGAGCAGCTTGTCAGCGTTGGGATGGGCCTCGGCGCTTTTGACGACACCGACTCGGAGATCGATCTTTCTGAACTCATCGATGTGAATCATCTTCTTTCGCGCCTTTCTACGTAAGCGTGATGAGGCAACATAGCAGAAGAGCCGCAGCAAGCCTAGCCGACGATTTTTTTTAAAAAGAGTCTTGACAAGGTTCCGTTTCTAGTGTTAACAGTAATCATTATCAATAAACAAGGAGGGTTTTTATGGCAAAACTAACCGGCACTAAGAGTCTCGAGAATCTCAAAAACGCCTTCGCTGGCGAATCGCAGGCGAACCGGCGTTATCTCTACTTCGCCCGCGCGGCGGACATTGAAGGCTATCCGGACGTCGGCGGATTGTTCCGCGACACTTCGGAAGCCGAGACGGGGCACGCGTTCGGCCACCTCGATTTTCTTAAAGAGGTCGGCGATCCCGTCACCGGAGTTCCGATGGGCAGCACGGAGAAAAATCTCAAGTCCGCGATCGAGGGCGAGACCTACGAGTACACCGAGATGTATCCGGGAATGGCGAAGACCGCGCGCCAGGAAGGCTTCGCCGAGCTGGCCGAGTGGTTCGAGACGCTGGCCAAAGCGGAAAAATCCCACGCGGGACGCTTCACCAAAGGGTTGGAGAGAATCGCCGGCAAAGAACCCGCCGACGCCGCGAGCTGAGAAAAGGGGACTTATCGGGGCGTGATGCATCATGCCCCGATCCCCAGAATCTTCCATGCCCTTTGAACTGAATAGCCCGTCTTTCTGGGAAGAGCCTGAGGTCGAGACGGAACTGAAGCGCGTCTTCGACATCTGCAACGGGTGTCGCCGCTGCTATAGTCTGTGCCCGTCCTTCACGGACCTCTTCGCCCGCCTCGACAGAGACAATGTCGACGGCGAGGCGGAGAAGCTCGTCCCCGAGGATCTTAGAAGGGTCACCGATCTCTGCTACCAGTGCAAGCTCTGCTTCAATCACTGTCCTTACACGCCGCCGCACCGCTGGGACGTTGACTTTCCGCGCCTGATGCTGCGCTCCAAGGCGGTGCAGGTAAAACGCGACGGCGTCTCACTTCAGGACCGGATCCTGGGCCAGGTGGATTGGATGGGCAGGATCGGCACGTTTTTGGCGCCGATCGCGAATTGGGCGACGACCAATCGGCTCAACCGCTGGGTGATGGAGAAGCTTTTCGGCATTCATCGCGATCGCATTCTTCCCAAGTATGCCTCGGAAACTTTTCGTTCATGGTTCGGCAAACAAAGGCGCAAACCCGGCGCCGAAAGTGCCGGACGCGTCGCTTTGTTCTACACCTGCACGGTGAACTACAACGAGCCCGAGACCGGACGGGCGTGCGTTAAAGTGCTGGAGAAAAACGGCATCGACGTGGCCTGCCCGGAGCAGCGCTGCTGCGGCATGCCGTTCCTGGACGGCGGCGACGTCGAAGGGGCGCGCAAGAACGCGCGCGCCAACGTGGATTCGCTCCACGCACTGGTGAAACAGGGCCGCGACGTCGTCGTTCCCGGGCCTACGTGCAGCTACATGCTCAAGCAGGAATATCCGCACCTGCTGAACAACGCGGCGGCGCGGGAGGTCGCCGCGCGCACCTTCGATATCTGCGAGTATCTGATGGCGCTGCACGGCCAGGGAAAACTGGACACCCGCTTCGTCAAAGGCGCCGGCGAGATCGCCTACCAGATGCCCTGCCATCTGCGGGCGCAAAACATCGGTTACAAATCGCGCGACCTACTGCAACTGATTCCGGACACCCGGGTCCGTCTCATAGAAAAGTGCGCGGCGATCGACGGCACCTGGGGTCTCAAACGCCAGTACTACGACCTCTCGCGCAAAGTCGCCGCGCCGCTCATCAATGAACTTCGGGAAATCCGGGAAAGCGGGGCGGAATTGACCGTCTCCGATTGTCCCCTGGCGGGCCTGGAGATCGAGCAAGATCTAAAGCGCAAGGCGCTTCATCCGATCCGTATCCTCGCGCGCGCGTATGGGCTCGAGGCGGAGTAAGCGCCCGTGACTCTTCGAGATCCTCAGGGTCATGGTGAGCAGACTGTCGAACCATGAAAAAGATCGCCATGGAAGATTTGATGGGCCTGGCCGCGTACGAAAGAGTCCGCGATCAATTCCGCCGGGAGATCATCGAATACAAAAAGAATCGCCGCCTTCAGATCGGCGATCGCGTTTCGCTGCTGTTCGAGAACCGAAAAACCATTCTGTTTCAAATTCAAGAGATGCTGCGCACGGAGCGGATCACGGATCTCGACAAGATCAAAGAAGAAGTCGAAACCTACAACACGCTCATCCCCGGCGCGAACGAGCTCAGCGCGACGTTGATGCTCGAGATCGAACAGCAGGAAAAGATCCGCGAGGACCTGCTAAAATTTTTAGGGATCGACCAAGCGGTCTTTCTCAAGATCGGCGAGCGCCACACGATTCAAGCCGTCTTCGAGGAGGGACACAGCAAAGAAGATAAGATCAGCGCGGTCCAATACGTGCGCTTTCGTTTCACGCCCGAGGCGCGCGAGGCTTTCGTCGCGGGCCGCGATGAGGCGTGGGTCGTGATCGATCATCCCAACTACCGGGCTAAAGAAAAGATCTGGAAGGAGATGCGGCAGTCTCTCATCCAGGATCTCATCGAGCAGTGAATCATGAAAGAAACCCGACGCCACACACAACAACTGAAAGTCGTTTGGGACGCGATCAAGGATGAGACGGCCCATCCCACCGCGGACCAGATCTACGAGAAGGTACGCCGCACGATGCCGACCATCAGCCTCGGCACCGTCTACCGCAACCTGCAAAAGCTCGTCGGCGAAAAGAAACTCAAGGTGCTGACGCTCGGCCGTACCCAGCGTTTCGATCCGATGGTGGACCGGCACGATCATTTCATCTGCGAGCGCTGCAACCGGGTCTACGACATCGTGGTCAAATCGACGGAAAAGGTTTTATCCTCCGCGCTTCCGCGCCGGGGCTTCAAGGTCACCGCGCACCAGGTCACGCTTTACGGCGTCTGCAAAAACTGCGCGGACTAAGCCGCCTGTTGTAAACCTCCGGCGGCGGCGATAGAGTTTGGGCGCACCGCGGAGGATAAGATGGAGCGCATCGAGATTCCTCCTTCGTCCCAAAAGCGGCTCATCGCTTTGTCGCGCCAAACCCTGGAGAGTTTTGTCCGCGGCGCGGCCGACGCCGCCGAGACCATCGACGATCCCTGCCTTTTGCATTCCCGCTACGGCGCCTTCGTCAGCCTGCACCGGCAAAACGAGCTGAGAGGATGCGTCGGCACCTGCTTCCCGACAAGCCCGCTTTACGAGACGGTGATCGATATGACCGAGGCGGCGGCGGCGCGCGATCGCCGCGTCGCCGCCGTCACGTCGCGCGAGCTGGCCGAGATCCGAATCGACATCTCCGTGCTGAGTGCTTTGGAGCCGGTGACCGATCCGCTCTCGTTGCAAATCGGCAAGCACGGTCTCTACGTGGAGAGCGGCGGCAAGCATGGCGTGCTCTTGCCTCAGGTCGCAACTCAGTACGGCTGGGACTTGGAAACTTTTCTCTCCCAGACCTGCGTCAAAGCGTATCTGCCCAAAGACGAGTGGCGGCGGCCAAATACTAAAATTTCCAGCTTCATCGCGTTGATCATCGAGGAGAAGCGGTGAGACGGCGCTACTTCATCGCTCTCCTTGCCGGGTGGGGCCTGCTGCTAGCGCGCCGCGCCGCCGACGCGTTCTGCAATCCGGCACTCGTGCGGTTGTTCGACGCCGGCCGCGATCTGGCGCAAATCCGCTCCGGCCCGACGCCCAGGCTGGGCAACTATTTCGTCGAGTGGTTCGGCCACTCGAGTTTTCTCATTCAATCGGGAAGCCGAACTAAAGTCGTCACGGACCCGAACCTGAACGTGACTCCGGGCATCGGCGCGGACGCGGTCACGGTGAGCAACGATCACATCACGCACAACAACGTCGGCGCGGTTTCCGGCCAGCCGGTGATTCTCCGCGGCATCACGCTGCGCCAGACCTGGAACCCGATACGCACCCATATTAAAGACATCACGATCGTCAACATCCCGAGCCAAAGAGGCCCGGCCTGGGGCGCAATCGCCAATTCGATTTTTGTTTACGAGATGGGAAGCCTATGCCTAGCCCACCTGGGAAATATGGGACATCTGCTCACGCCGGAGCAGGAAAAGGCGCTGAACCGCGTCGATGTCCTGATGATCCCGATCGACGCGATGACCAACCTCGGCTTCGAAGACGTGCTGCGAGTCATCGAGCAGGTGCGCCCGCCGATCGTGATCCCGATGCACTACGACGTAACGCGACAGGCCGATCTTTTCGCCGCCTTCGTCGGCGACCGCTATCCCGTTCGCCACCTGAAGGACTCGCAACTCATCTTGAACCGCGCGACGCTCCCCGCGTCCACGGAAATATTCATTCTCAAGCACCCGCGCTCCTTTTTTTCCTGGGAGTAAAGCTCGCCCCGTTTTCGCCGCGCGGATTTACTTCAAAGTTTATTAGTGTTATAAAATTTGGATTGGATTTCGCGCCGGCCGGAGTTGCTGTGAACCAGAGGGACGCCGATTTCTTCCGCAAGTTGCTGAACGAGCGCAAGCAGGAGCTTTTGACCGAGGCGGGCAAGACGGTCGACGGCATGGACGAAAACGGAAACTTTCCCGATCCGACGGACCGGGCTTCGATGGAATCGGACCGAAATTTCACCCTGCGCATCCGCGACCGCGAGCGCAAGCTGATCGCAAAAATCGAAGAAGCTTTGCAGCGATTGAAGGACGGCAGCTACGGCGTTTGCGAGGAATGCGGCGAAAAGATCGGCACGGCGCGGCTCAAAGCGCGGCCGGTCACGACGCTCTGCATCCACTGCAAATCGCTTCAGGAAGTCGCCGAGAGAAAAAACAAGGCCAATTGATTCTCCTGCCATGAAGGTCAAAAAGGCCGTCATACCGGTCGCCGGGTTGGGCACGCGTCTGCTGCCGGCGACCAAAACCGTGCCGAAAGAGCTTCTGCCGATCGTGGACACCCCGGCGATCCAATACGTCGTTCAGGAAGCGGTGGATTCCGGGCTCACGGAAATGATCTTCGTCACTGCCAGAGGAAAAGACGGCATCGAAGATCATTTCGACGAAGCGCCGGAGCTCGAGCTGGTTCTGGAACAGCGCGGGCAGCGGGAGTTGTTGGAGCGGTTGAAGGCGATCTCGGGGCTGATCGATATCGTCTCGGTCCGGCAGAAGCAGCCTTTAGGGCTCGGCCACGCGGTCCTTTCCGCGCGGAATCTGGTCGGAAACGAACCGTTTGCCGTTCTGTTGTCCGACGATCTGATCGACGATCCGATTCCTTGCGTGCGCCAGTTGCTCAACGTCTCCGAAGCGAAGGGAGAATCGGTTTTGGCGCTCAGAAAAGTCCCCAGACCTGATGTCCGGCGCTACGGAATCGTTCAAGGACCGAGGATAAGCGATCGGACGCACGAAGTTCAGTCGATGATCGAAAAGCCCGAGCCGAAAGACGCTCCCTCCGAGCTGGCGATCGTCGGCCGCTACATTCTCCACCCGGATATCTTTTCCTGTTTGGAAAATATCCAGCCCGGGAAAGGCGGCGAGATCCAGCTCACGGACGCGATCGCCGAGCTGGCGCGCCGGAGAAAAGTCTACGGCTATGAATTTACCGGCGAGCACTACGACGTCGGCGACAAGCTGGGCGTTGTGCGCGCGAACGTCGCCTACGCGCTGAAAAGACCGGACATGGAAAAGCAACTTAGGGAGTATCTCCGCACCGTCACATAGTTTATTCCGCCCGTGGGGCCGTAGCTCAGCTGGGAGAGCGTCGCGTTCGCAACGCGAAGGTCAGGGGTTCGACTCCCCTCGGCTCCACCATTCGACTCGCCTGAAAGAACACAGACTCGCTCATGGCTGGCCATTCTCGGATTCATCTGGACCTCGAGTCGAATGGTGTCCTGAGCGAACTCGTGAGTCGAAGGACGGTCTGTGTTTTAGATTTCGACTCGCCTGAAAGAACACAGGCTCGCTCATGGCTGGCCAAGGACTAACCCATTCCTCGAGTCGAATGGTGCCCTGAGCTACGTCGAAGGGCATCGCCCGCGCCCTCTCATCAATTAATTCGCCGATCTCTCTCCACCGGTGCTCTCTATCATCCTCTCGAAATGCCGGCGCAAGACCCTGCCCGTGCCGGGATTGCCCATGATGTCGTCCGGCTCGGCCATGACTTCGATCACCTGCAACCCGTCCGCGTCAAGATC
It encodes:
- a CDS encoding amidohydrolase family protein, producing MPRQYRIISGDSHLDLPPERWTARVPARWRERAPRRVKLANGNDGIVVENRPVFTPTLLITGKPYEQHDAGEISYDGAGTGTPEQRLGEQDQDGVDAEILYTHPVYMSLWRGIRDDEPYQAMIRAYNDFLGEEYAAAAPDRLIAMGLIPDTGLDDALSGMERCARMGLKGVCLYKFPSGKGYPTPEDDRFWQAALDMKMPVSAHTANGSTRFSREGPLLKYSRVPEDAIPGRDPANLLVRFLGEAPAGALQLAVGGVFDRFPALKIYWAETQIGWLPYCLSQLDDTFERNRYWSERLWGLKPPERKPSEYLKSQNLWGFMRDPLGVRLRHDVGVNQLLWGSDFA
- a CDS encoding iron-containing redox enzyme family protein — encoded protein: MARSELQQKLDDICREHIEESHRLKLRDVTLTPARGRLIAVQRALFNKNRRDCWGAVQCSSPIDVKRVVWAHEEEELIRDPRCGSDHYSLHVRRCMALGLTREEIENAAPLPSSRAAFYAWLYIARTKPWLQALASSSILERDANMMSARGDMKRNTEKWKKELGLSDKDMEVATANENADGDHSDMMAEIFDRHAATPELQALVLQGARESLEINRTFVAGLTEAAKRLE
- a CDS encoding type II toxin-antitoxin system VapC family toxin, which gives rise to MIPPIVVDTGGLLRALARTAAGKPTFPEYENILTSASLVIVPGLVLAEVDYFLRENRPAMRKLVAEIFDPATRYEYELPLPSDIVRSLELDARFTKLNLGLVDGTVAAVAERRHVYRVLTTDRRDFGAIRVGPRLARALELLP
- a CDS encoding rubrerythrin family protein; the protein is MAKLTGTKSLENLKNAFAGESQANRRYLYFARAADIEGYPDVGGLFRDTSEAETGHAFGHLDFLKEVGDPVTGVPMGSTEKNLKSAIEGETYEYTEMYPGMAKTARQEGFAELAEWFETLAKAEKSHAGRFTKGLERIAGKEPADAAS
- a CDS encoding anaerobic glycerol-3-phosphate dehydrogenase subunit C; amino-acid sequence: MPFELNSPSFWEEPEVETELKRVFDICNGCRRCYSLCPSFTDLFARLDRDNVDGEAEKLVPEDLRRVTDLCYQCKLCFNHCPYTPPHRWDVDFPRLMLRSKAVQVKRDGVSLQDRILGQVDWMGRIGTFLAPIANWATTNRLNRWVMEKLFGIHRDRILPKYASETFRSWFGKQRRKPGAESAGRVALFYTCTVNYNEPETGRACVKVLEKNGIDVACPEQRCCGMPFLDGGDVEGARKNARANVDSLHALVKQGRDVVVPGPTCSYMLKQEYPHLLNNAAAREVAARTFDICEYLMALHGQGKLDTRFVKGAGEIAYQMPCHLRAQNIGYKSRDLLQLIPDTRVRLIEKCAAIDGTWGLKRQYYDLSRKVAAPLINELREIRESGAELTVSDCPLAGLEIEQDLKRKALHPIRILARAYGLEAE
- a CDS encoding DUF3501 family protein, which gives rise to MKKIAMEDLMGLAAYERVRDQFRREIIEYKKNRRLQIGDRVSLLFENRKTILFQIQEMLRTERITDLDKIKEEVETYNTLIPGANELSATLMLEIEQQEKIREDLLKFLGIDQAVFLKIGERHTIQAVFEEGHSKEDKISAVQYVRFRFTPEAREAFVAGRDEAWVVIDHPNYRAKEKIWKEMRQSLIQDLIEQ
- a CDS encoding transcriptional repressor, with translation MKETRRHTQQLKVVWDAIKDETAHPTADQIYEKVRRTMPTISLGTVYRNLQKLVGEKKLKVLTLGRTQRFDPMVDRHDHFICERCNRVYDIVVKSTEKVLSSALPRRGFKVTAHQVTLYGVCKNCAD
- the amrA gene encoding AmmeMemoRadiSam system protein A, which translates into the protein MERIEIPPSSQKRLIALSRQTLESFVRGAADAAETIDDPCLLHSRYGAFVSLHRQNELRGCVGTCFPTSPLYETVIDMTEAAAARDRRVAAVTSRELAEIRIDISVLSALEPVTDPLSLQIGKHGLYVESGGKHGVLLPQVATQYGWDLETFLSQTCVKAYLPKDEWRRPNTKISSFIALIIEEKR
- a CDS encoding MBL fold metallo-hydrolase — its product is MRRRYFIALLAGWGLLLARRAADAFCNPALVRLFDAGRDLAQIRSGPTPRLGNYFVEWFGHSSFLIQSGSRTKVVTDPNLNVTPGIGADAVTVSNDHITHNNVGAVSGQPVILRGITLRQTWNPIRTHIKDITIVNIPSQRGPAWGAIANSIFVYEMGSLCLAHLGNMGHLLTPEQEKALNRVDVLMIPIDAMTNLGFEDVLRVIEQVRPPIVIPMHYDVTRQADLFAAFVGDRYPVRHLKDSQLILNRATLPASTEIFILKHPRSFFSWE
- the dksA gene encoding RNA polymerase-binding protein DksA, coding for MNQRDADFFRKLLNERKQELLTEAGKTVDGMDENGNFPDPTDRASMESDRNFTLRIRDRERKLIAKIEEALQRLKDGSYGVCEECGEKIGTARLKARPVTTLCIHCKSLQEVAERKNKAN
- the galU gene encoding UTP--glucose-1-phosphate uridylyltransferase GalU — protein: MKVKKAVIPVAGLGTRLLPATKTVPKELLPIVDTPAIQYVVQEAVDSGLTEMIFVTARGKDGIEDHFDEAPELELVLEQRGQRELLERLKAISGLIDIVSVRQKQPLGLGHAVLSARNLVGNEPFAVLLSDDLIDDPIPCVRQLLNVSEAKGESVLALRKVPRPDVRRYGIVQGPRISDRTHEVQSMIEKPEPKDAPSELAIVGRYILHPDIFSCLENIQPGKGGEIQLTDAIAELARRRKVYGYEFTGEHYDVGDKLGVVRANVAYALKRPDMEKQLREYLRTVT